One Aegilops tauschii subsp. strangulata cultivar AL8/78 chromosome 7, Aet v6.0, whole genome shotgun sequence genomic window carries:
- the LOC109743971 gene encoding probable carboxylesterase 5 yields MRCSQRLRGTIRNKRSKLEQLNCAMQASKSSPANHNDGRNISVDMYPFIRKYEDGSIERFLRSPFVPASSDQARNRGVATRDVVVDKATGVSVRLFLPSGAAQTAGRNRLPLVIYVHGGSFCTESAFGRTYHRYATSLAASAGALVVSVEYRLAPEFPIPAAYDDAWAALQWAASLSDPWLASYADPARTFLAGDSAGGNIVYHTAVRASHEVNNEIMDIEGLIMVQPYFWGAKRLPLELAWDDNETTVAVFPPNGVDRLWPFVTAGQAGNDDPRIDPPASEISSLACRRVLIAVAGKDSLRGRGHRLAARMRDLDSRWPWMIQRRRQVTVVESEGEEHGFHLYSPLRATSKRLMGSLVEFINQQPTSPPANPMVVLGVPTTPCKDVFGYGMAMKAWCTRSSMPRNTATSLKIGRVGPSNTRYRLISGRLRMTAGNAHHKDLLSAAVPWSCVINNFF; encoded by the coding sequence ATGAGATGCAGCCAACGTCTACGCGGCACAATTCGAAACAAGCGTTCCAAACTAGAGCAGCTCAACTGCGCCATGCAGGCAAGCAAGAGTTCTCCAGCGAATCACAACGACGGACGTAACATATCCGTGGACATGTACCCGTTCATACGCAAGTACGAGGACGGCAGCATCGAGCGTTTCCTGCGCAGTCCATTCGTGCCGGCGTCGTCGGATCAGGCCCGCAACCGTGGGGTGGCGACGAGGGACGTCGTCGTCGACAAGGCCACCGGCGTGTCTGTGCGCCTGTTCCTCCCGTCCGGTGCCGCCCAGACCGCAGGCAGGAATCGGCTTCCTCTCGTCATCTACGTCCATGGCGGCTCGTTCTGCACCGAAAGCGCTTTCGGCCGGACGTACCACCGCTACGCGACCTCCCTCGCCGCCTCTGCCGGGGCCCTCGTCGTGTCGGTGGAGTACCGTCTGGCGCCGGAGTTCCCCATCCCTGCGGCCTACGACGACGCGTGGGCCGCGCTCCAGTGGGCGGCCTCCTTGTCCGACCCGTGGCTGGCCAGCTACGCTGACCCCGCGCGCACGTTCCTGGCCGGCGACAGCGCCGGCGGCAACATCGTTTACCACACGGCAGTCCGCGCCAGCCACGAAGTCAACAACGAGATTATGGACATCGAGGGGCTGATCATGGTGCAACCTTACTTCTGGGGAGCCAAGCGGCTGCCTTTGGAGCTCGCGTGGGACGACAACGAAACCACCGTGGCGGTGTTCCCGCCGAACGGGGTGGACCGGCTCTGGCCGTTCGTGACGGCCGGCCAGGCCGGCAACGACGACCCCCGGATCGACCCTCCGGCCTCGGAGATCTCATCGCTGGCTTGCCGCCGCGTGCTCATCGCCGTGGCCGGGAAGGACAGCCTGCGGGGCCGCGGCCACCGCCTGGCGGCCCGCATGCGTGATCTCGACTCGCGCTGGCCTTGGATGATCCAGCGGCGCCGCCAGGTGACGGTGGTGGAGTCGGAGGGCGAGGAGCACGGTTTCCACCTCTACAGTCCGCTGAGGGCCACCAGCAAGAGGCTCATGGGGAGCCTCGTGGAGTTCATAAACCAGCAGCCCACCTCGCCGCCTGCGAATCCGATGGTGGTGCTAGGCGTGCCCACGACGCCGTGCAAGGACGTGTTTGGGTATGGCATGGCCATGAAGGCCTGGTGCACACGGTCCAGTATGCCACGTAACACTGCTACTTCATTGAAGATTGGAAGGGTTGGGCCATCCAACACAAGATATAGGTTAATCTCAGGTCGACTGCGGATGACTGCTGGTAACGCTCATCACAAAGATCTATTATCTGCTGCAGTTCCGTGGAGTTGTGTGATCAACAACTTCTTCTAG